A region of the Chryseobacterium cucumeris genome:
TGTTTTCAAAAGCTACTTCCGGCAGTGAAAATTCAATCACAACATCCGGATTATTAAGATTCTCAGCAGTCGGGGTTTCTTTCAGACGGGCAACTACTTCATGACCTCTCTTCTGTGCGATCTCATCAATGATCTTACCCATTTTACCGTAACCAACTAATGCTATTTTCATATAATCTTATTTATTTTTAATGCTGCACTCAATCTTCAGACCTTCTGCAGATATGTTGTATTTTAAAATCTGTAACTTAAACTGAAACCAGTTTTTGGTGCGCTGTAGCCATACTGGTCCTGGATAACCGATGGTTTAAAAACCAGATCCGGATCATGACGGCTTTCATAAAGATGAGCGTCTACTACAGCATCTACAATATTCAGAATATAAATCAAACCTGTAATGGCAATGGCATAATCCCTTTGCCTCTTGGCTCTGTCCTGTGCATTACCCAACGCTCTTTTGTCCAGCCATGGGTGGCTGTCTACAAACTCATTGGGAGTTCCGTTCAGCTTTGCCACATAATATTCACGGTATTTTTTGTATTGGTTATCATTCCATACAGCGATACCAACTCCGGCACCTACCGCTCCCCAGACAATAGGAATTTTCCAGTATTTTTTGTTATAAAACTGTCCTAATCCAGGTAAAACTGCAGAGTACAATCCTGCTCTGGTAGGATTAAGCTTTAAGGTTTTTGCTGTGGGACCGTTTGCTTTTTCAAGATCTTCAATGATTTTGGCTTCGGTCTTACCAGGCTTTACGACACGGGTTTCTTCTTTCGGAGGAGTCTGCATCCGAACGGTATCGATAGGTTTTACTTGTGAGTAAGCCAGTGCAGCGATACACAAGAAAAATGTGAAAAATATTTTCTTCATTTATTTAATATGGGATAAAATATATTCCAGCTCTTCTTCATTTTTGAAGTCCAGAACAATTTTACCTTTTTTACCATTTCCAGAAGCTTTGATCTCTACTTTCACGTCCAAGATATCAGCAATGGTCTTCTGGGCTTTTTTATAGTTATTGGAAAGCTCCACTTTTGCTTTTTTGGCAGCAGGAGACTTCGGGTTCTTCAATGCAGCAGCAGCCTGTTCAGCCTGACGAACGTTTAATTTTTCTTTGATAATAAGATCAAATAAAACCTGCTGATCTTCTTCACTTTCAAGACTGATAATCGCTCTTCCGTGTCCTGCAGAAATCTCACCGCTTCTGATAGCATTCTGAATATCCGGATTTAATCTTAGCAGTCTGATAGAATTGGTAATCGTACTTCTGTCCTTTCCGATTCTCTGGCTCAGGTTTTCCTGAGTAAGACCTATTTCCTCCAAAAGCCTGTGATAAGTTAATGCAATTTCAATAGCATCAAGGTCTTCTCTCTGGATATTTTCAACAAGAGCCATTTCAAGAAGCTCCTGGTCATTGACTAAACGGATATAGGCAGGAATAGTCGTTAATCCGGCAATTTTAGTTGCCCTATAACGTCTTTCCCCGGAAATGATTTCAAACTTCTCCCCGTCTTTTCTCAAGGTAACCGGCTGGATTACGCCTAAGTTTTTAATAGACTGTGCAAGTTCGTTTAATGCTTTTTCATCAAAATAAGTTCTCGGCTGCGTTGGGTTCGGATAGATATCTTCAAGCGCAACTTCCACAATATTTCCCACAAACTTATCTGCTCCTTCATCAGTAGCGGAATTGATCGTTGCTTTGGATTCTGCACTTAAAATGGCGCCCAGGCCGCGTCCCATAGCTCTTTTTTTGTCCTTCATAGATATAATTGATAAATGATGTTTGAGAAGTGATGACCAGCATTCACTTATTGCCCATTTATTATTAATTTAATTCTTTATTAAGTTTTCATTCTTCAAAAGAACTTCTTCAGCCAACTGAATATACTGAACAGCTCCTTTACTTTCCGCATCATAGTTCAGGATACTTTCCCCGAAACTTGGTGCTTCACTCAATCTTACGTTTCTGCTGATAATGGTTTCAAACACCATTTCAGGGAAGTGCAGATTTACTTCTTCCACAACCTGATTGGATAGTCTCAATCTGCTGTCGTACATGGTTAAAAGAAGACCTTCAATTCCAAGATCTTTATTGTGAATTTTCTGAACATTTTTAACGGTATTCAACAATTTCCCAAGTCCTTCTAATGCAAAATACTCACACTGGATCGGAATAATTACAGAATCTGCTGCTGTAAGAGCATTTACAGTAATAAGACCTAAACTCGGTGCACAGTCGATGATAATATAATCATAATCATCCCTTACACTTGCCAATGCTTTTTTCAGCATATACTCACGGTCTTCCTTGTCTACCAATTCAATTTCCGCTGCTACCAGATCGATATGGGACGGAATAATGTCCAGGTTAGGAGTTGCCGTTCTTTTGATACAGACTCTTGTATCTGCACTATGCTCCAGAAGATTATAGGTAGAATACTGAACATCCTCAACACCCAAACCGGATGTTGCATTCGCCTGAGGGTCAGCATCAATGATTAATATTCTTTTTTCCAATACTCCTAATGCTGCTGCCAAATTTACAGCGGTGGTAGTTTTACCAACACCTCCTTTTTGATTAGCAATACCTATGATTTTTGCCATTATTAGAACTTTAAGTTTCAAAAATACACTTTTTTCTTTGCTCTCGGTGAGTGGAGAAAATCAAAATTGAGTTAAAATATTGTTAATAAGCAATTTAACGATAAAAAAAATTATCCACAAAAAAAATTCTTTGTGGATAACTATTTGAAATTTACTTTTCCGTATTAATTATCAAATTTCATAGAGATTGGAAATTTGAAATAACTTCTTACGAATTCTCCTTTTTTGTTTTTGGCCGGGATCCATTTTCCTTTGTTGGAAATTGATTTAATAGTTCTCATTGCCTCATTGTTAAAATCGGCGTTGGTTCCGTTAGCTTTTACCCCTGAGATGGTTCCGTCCATTTCTACAATAAAGGTAACTGTCGTCTTTACAACATCTTCGGATTCAAATCCTGAACTGTCGAAGCTGTTCATTACTTTATTTCTGAAGGAGTCTATTCCTCCTGCAAAATTGGCTTCTACACTTAATTCCGTTTCAATCTTTTTAGGATCTGCTTTTTCAACTACCGGATCAGCCTTTACAGCGGGTGGCCCATCTCCTCCGATAACACGTGGAACAATTGGAATATAGGTTGTATTTGGTACTTCTTTGCCTTCCGATGTTTCTGTGCTTGCTACTGCATTCGTTTTATCTACAACTTGTTTTTCATTGGTAACAATTGCTTTAGGCTCTGGCAATCTTTCATCGTATGTTTTTACTGCGGGAGCTGGCGGCGTTGGTTTTACAATTTGTACCGGCGGATCTTTCGGTTTTTCTATCTCTTGAATTTCAACGACTCTCGGAAGTTCATATACCGTTCCAACAGGCTCGTTCACAGGTTTCATTGCAGAAATCACAAATGGTGTAACGGATACTGCAGCCATTAAACTTGCTCCGATAAAAAGCGCTTTGGTTAATATTCTATCTGATTCGTTTCTTAATACATAGGCACCATAGTCTTTGTTGCGGTGCTCGAACAGAACTTCGTTGAGCCGAAATTCCTGGTTTTGGTTTTGTTGTTTCATCACTACTACTATTTAAACTGTTAAAAATTTTGATTATTAGTTTTATTATTCTTATCGATAAGTACTGTTTCAATATCAAAACATCTGCCAAAATTTTATCAAAACAACATAATATTAGAAAATTTTATGATAATGTTTAAATTTTAATATTTACAAGTAAAAAGTTTATAGAAGAAAAAGGAGTTATTTCTTCTCAAGTAAATGAGGAATAAACTTAATGACCTCTTACCCACATCAAGGTTTAAAAAAAAAGAGACCATCAATGATGATCTCTTTTTATTGTATGTTCTAAGAAATATTAGAATAATTCTTTTCTGATGATGTTCTGACTTCTTTCAGGACCTACAGAAACTAAGTATACATTAATTCCTAAGTATTTTTCAATAAACTCGATGTATTTCTGAGCAGTGTCAGGAAGTTCATCATAGCTTCTTGCTTTGGTAATGTCTTCGCTCCAGCCTGGTAAATCCTGGTAAATTGGCTCGTAGTTGTATAGCTTTTCTGTTGACGAAGTGAAATAATCGATGATTTTTCCGTCTTCAGTTTTGTAATGTGTTACTACTTTCAGGTTCTCAATTCCTGTAAGAACGTCAAGCTTAGTGATCACAAGGTTGTTGATTCCGTTGATCATACAAGCATGCTTTAAGGAAACAAGGTCTAACCAACCTGTTCTTCTTGGTCTACCTGTAGTTGCTCCGAATTCACCACCGATCTGTCTGATTTTCTCACCCAGTTCGTTATCCAATTCAGAAGGGAAAGGTCCGTTTCCTACTCTTGTACAGTAAGCTTTTGCTACTCCAATAAGGTTCTGAAGTGAAGTTGGCGGAACACCAGCTCCTGAACAAACACCTCCTGTAGATGGAGAAGATGAAGTTACGTATGGATACGTTCCAAAGTCAATGTCAAGCATTAACGCCTGTGCCCCTTCGAATAAAACGTTTTTACCGTCTCTGATCGCCTCGTTAAGCTCTAATTCAGTATCAACAATTCTGTCCTGAAGCTGCTTTCCGATTGCTAAATATTCGTTGTAGATTTCTTCAACGTCTAACGTTGGTTTTCCGTAATATTTTTCAAAAAGAGAGTTCTTAACTTTTAAGTTTTTCTCAATTTTATCTCTTAAAATCTCAGGATTTAAAAGGTCTACCATTCTGATCCCGACTCTTGCAATTTTATCTTCATAACAAGGTCCGATTCCTTTTTTGGTAGTTCCGATCTGAGTTCCTCCGTGTTCCTCTTCACGATAAGTATCCAAAAGGATGTGGTAAGGCATGATAACATGCGCTCTTCTGCTGATAAAGATATGATCTGTTCTCAAGCCTTTGCTCTCGATCTGACCAACTTCTTTAATGAAAGACTTAGGGTTTACCACTACTCCGTTCGCAATGATACATTTCCCTTTGCATTGAAGAACTCCTGAAGGAAGAAGGTGTAGAACGAATTTCTCATCACCCACATAAACCGTGTGACCAGCGTTGTCTCCACCCTGGAAACGTACTACATAATCCGATTTTGCTGATAAAACATCCGTGATTTTTCCTTTGCCTTCATCTCCGTACTGAAGACCTACAACTACATAAGTTGACATATTTTACTTTTGTTTTTAGATTCGTGCAAAATTACTTTTAAAAAATTGGGTGAGCAAATTTGAGAGGAATTTTATTTTGGGGTGGGGTGAAAATCATGAGGTTGAACGGAATAATTTTTATATTTGATTTATTTTAAAATTATCATGGAATCAAAAAATGGTGAAGACTTTTATGCCAAATTAAATAATGTAATTAATGCATATGAGATTCTCTTATCAAAACTAAAACCCATTTTCATAATAATATTCTTTTCTTTTTTATTTAATAACATAAGTAAGAAATATATTGACTATGATCAATTAAAAAACTTACGTATTAGTTATACATACCTCGAAAGGAATATGGCTATCTACAAGTATAATTTTTATTATGGGGTATAATTCTAACGATTTTCAAGCAAAAACAACAATTTTGGTATGGAATATTTGAAACAATATTTTCTGTCGTTAGCTGTTCAATAATATTACAAAACGTAAAAGAAACTTCAGAATATATATGATGGGATAAAAAGAATTTTTGGGGTAAAAATGATGTACTATTAATAAAGGAAAATTCCAAGGAACTTTCGTACACTCAAATAAAATTGAAGAACTTACTAATAGATAAGAAATTTCTTGTTAAAATATTAGATATTGTCACAAGAACAATATCTTAATTAAGCTAAATTTATATAAAAAAATAAATTAATCAGTTAACTCAAAAAAAGTGAAAACTCAAGTTAAAAAAATTTCAATCGTAAAAAACTTAAACAATCTTCACAAACACATAAAATAACATGCAAGAAAACACAAAAGATGAATATTTGAAAATAGCCAAAGAATATCTTTTAAAAGAATTTGGCGATATTGTTCAAATATTCGAAGACGATATAAGTGAAACTGATGACACATTTTGTTTCCATTATCAATCTAAAAAGTTTTTTGAAACATTAAAATTTGAACACCAATTTGTCGGACAAGGTCCTTTATTCGTTTTAAAAAGAAGTAAAAAAATAATTTCCTACGGAAGCGCAACCGGAGAAAAACGTGGCCTTATTCATATAATTAATCAATTGAATAAGGAAAGACTAATAAGAGTTTACTACAAAGATTATGATATTTGGGATGGGAAATATGATTTAATAATTAATAAAGTAGAAGATGAAGCATGTGGATTGGAAGACATAATCCTTGAAAACATAGTAAATGTTTTATTAAAGCATAAAATCTGGAAAGCTAATCAATACAACAGTGATCATCCAAACGCACATTATTACACTCAAGAAGAATTAAAAGAAACCCTACTAAAATCTCCACTAATATTAAAAAGAAATTTTTGCGAGAACTTGGAAGATCTTCTTGTGGATATCATTAATAAAGACATTTACCTTGATTGGACATTATCAGAGGCTAAGTAGCTACTATAATGAAACCTAACAGGTTTTAAAAACCTGTTAGGTTTAAAGTCTGCAAAGAAATATCTTTAATCCTCCTCCAAAACACCAAAAGACAATCCCAAACATGAATCCACTCCAAAAATCAGGTTATCTACCTGCAACCACAAACGATCAAACCCAACTCTTTTACACTTTATTTTATCCATATGCAGCTTCTGTGAAAGCCACGCTACTTATTGTTCACGGAATGCAGGAACACAGCGGAAGATATGCAGAGATTGCAGAATATTTCGCGGCTCATGGGATTGCTGTATTGACGTATGATCATCTGGGACACGGAAAATCGGTAAAAGAAAAAAAGGATATTGGTTTCTTCCAGCTTGAAAAACCGGATGAAAGACTTATAGCCGACGCGGAAATGATGGCAAATCATCTTGCAGAACAATATCCGGATGTCCCCCATTTTATTCTGGGACATTCTATGGGATCTTTTATTACACGATGTCTTCTTCAAAAAGCAAGCAGTAAATTTTCCGGGGCTATCATTACAGGAACCGGCGGACCTTTACCGGGAATTGATGTATTAAGAGCGTATTTATCATTGGCTACGGCTATTGCTCCCCGTCATCGTACGTTTTTAAATTCTGTTTTTACAAGTGTCAATAACAAGCATTTTAAAAAAGATAAAGACTTCGGTGGTACCAGCTGGCTCAGTATTAATCCTGAAAACAGAAAGGCTTTTGAACAGGATGAACTTTGTGGAATCCCGTTCACCCATAATGCTTTTTATACTTTATTTACCGTTTATAAAAAGGCGACTGCAAGAAACTGGGCTGCACCTATTTCTAAATCATTTCCTTTTTTATTTGTAAGCGGACAGAATGACCCGATTGGTGACTTTGGAAAAGGAGTCATGCATACGGTCGACAACTTAAAAACTGATGGTTTTGAAAATGTAGACGTAAAGATGTATCCGGAAATGCGTCATGAGATTTTGAACGAATCCATAAGAGAACAGGTTTTGAAGGAAATCCATAACTGGATCTTAAAATAATAAGAACAAAATAAAAATTCCAGATAGCATTGATCTGGAATTTCTGTATAAGTTTCGGCTAAAGCCGATGGAGTTGTTTTGATGTTGAAGGCGGGCTAAAGCCCACCCCTATTGAATATCTAAAGAATTTTGTCTGATTTGCAAGAAATATAATAATTACCCCAGCATCAATTCTCTTTCAATTCCAATCTCCTGAAGAAAAACTTCATCATGGGAAATCACCAG
Encoded here:
- a CDS encoding adenylosuccinate synthase, which produces MSTYVVVGLQYGDEGKGKITDVLSAKSDYVVRFQGGDNAGHTVYVGDEKFVLHLLPSGVLQCKGKCIIANGVVVNPKSFIKEVGQIESKGLRTDHIFISRRAHVIMPYHILLDTYREEEHGGTQIGTTKKGIGPCYEDKIARVGIRMVDLLNPEILRDKIEKNLKVKNSLFEKYYGKPTLDVEEIYNEYLAIGKQLQDRIVDTELELNEAIRDGKNVLFEGAQALMLDIDFGTYPYVTSSSPSTGGVCSGAGVPPTSLQNLIGVAKAYCTRVGNGPFPSELDNELGEKIRQIGGEFGATTGRPRRTGWLDLVSLKHACMINGINNLVITKLDVLTGIENLKVVTHYKTEDGKIIDYFTSSTEKLYNYEPIYQDLPGWSEDITKARSYDELPDTAQKYIEFIEKYLGINVYLVSVGPERSQNIIRKELF
- a CDS encoding DUF5683 domain-containing protein, with amino-acid sequence MKKIFFTFFLCIAALAYSQVKPIDTVRMQTPPKEETRVVKPGKTEAKIIEDLEKANGPTAKTLKLNPTRAGLYSAVLPGLGQFYNKKYWKIPIVWGAVGAGVGIAVWNDNQYKKYREYYVAKLNGTPNEFVDSHPWLDKRALGNAQDRAKRQRDYAIAITGLIYILNIVDAVVDAHLYESRHDPDLVFKPSVIQDQYGYSAPKTGFSLSYRF
- a CDS encoding ParA family protein, producing the protein MAKIIGIANQKGGVGKTTTAVNLAAALGVLEKRILIIDADPQANATSGLGVEDVQYSTYNLLEHSADTRVCIKRTATPNLDIIPSHIDLVAAEIELVDKEDREYMLKKALASVRDDYDYIIIDCAPSLGLITVNALTAADSVIIPIQCEYFALEGLGKLLNTVKNVQKIHNKDLGIEGLLLTMYDSRLRLSNQVVEEVNLHFPEMVFETIISRNVRLSEAPSFGESILNYDAESKGAVQYIQLAEEVLLKNENLIKN
- a CDS encoding alpha/beta fold hydrolase, whose protein sequence is MNPLQKSGYLPATTNDQTQLFYTLFYPYAASVKATLLIVHGMQEHSGRYAEIAEYFAAHGIAVLTYDHLGHGKSVKEKKDIGFFQLEKPDERLIADAEMMANHLAEQYPDVPHFILGHSMGSFITRCLLQKASSKFSGAIITGTGGPLPGIDVLRAYLSLATAIAPRHRTFLNSVFTSVNNKHFKKDKDFGGTSWLSINPENRKAFEQDELCGIPFTHNAFYTLFTVYKKATARNWAAPISKSFPFLFVSGQNDPIGDFGKGVMHTVDNLKTDGFENVDVKMYPEMRHEILNESIREQVLKEIHNWILK
- a CDS encoding energy transducer TonB, giving the protein MKQQNQNQEFRLNEVLFEHRNKDYGAYVLRNESDRILTKALFIGASLMAAVSVTPFVISAMKPVNEPVGTVYELPRVVEIQEIEKPKDPPVQIVKPTPPAPAVKTYDERLPEPKAIVTNEKQVVDKTNAVASTETSEGKEVPNTTYIPIVPRVIGGDGPPAVKADPVVEKADPKKIETELSVEANFAGGIDSFRNKVMNSFDSSGFESEDVVKTTVTFIVEMDGTISGVKANGTNADFNNEAMRTIKSISNKGKWIPAKNKKGEFVRSYFKFPISMKFDN
- a CDS encoding ParB/RepB/Spo0J family partition protein encodes the protein MKDKKRAMGRGLGAILSAESKATINSATDEGADKFVGNIVEVALEDIYPNPTQPRTYFDEKALNELAQSIKNLGVIQPVTLRKDGEKFEIISGERRYRATKIAGLTTIPAYIRLVNDQELLEMALVENIQREDLDAIEIALTYHRLLEEIGLTQENLSQRIGKDRSTITNSIRLLRLNPDIQNAIRSGEISAGHGRAIISLESEEDQQVLFDLIIKEKLNVRQAEQAAAALKNPKSPAAKKAKVELSNNYKKAQKTIADILDVKVEIKASGNGKKGKIVLDFKNEEELEYILSHIK